Proteins encoded within one genomic window of Triticum aestivum cultivar Chinese Spring chromosome 2D, IWGSC CS RefSeq v2.1, whole genome shotgun sequence:
- the LOC123054694 gene encoding phosphatidylinositol 4-phosphate 5-kinase 9, producing the protein MQGRTAAPAASSNPPARPHQSHPDAAASWTNSAGELTLPNGDLYSGTLSGGVPEGTGRYVWSGSGCVYEGGWRRGMRHGNGRTEWPSGAVYEGEYSGGFMDGEGTYTNGSPSSSYKGQWKLDRKHGLGLQAHANGDVYQGSWVQGQMEGQGRYTWANGNSYVGTMRNGLMSGKGVLTWSTGDSFQGNWVAGVAHGYGLYTWEGGGCYLGTWSRGLKDGKGTFYPERRRVPAARLDDLRKRGVLPDVSFGTGADPEPAEADASLSRRSSGLGRPPMKKRPSLQRRRSIGAAIGVAVGVVTGGPAGPEKTLKCEDTAGSSSQILEREYAQGVLISEVVLDKSLPDSPSSKKPRLRRSRKVKDAQRPGETIIKGHRSYDLMLCLQLGIRYTVGRITPIQEREVRASDFGPKANFWMNFPKNGSPLTPSHRALDFKWKDYCPMVFRNLREMFKIDTADYMISISGSDALRELSSPGKSGSIFFLSQDDQFMIKTLRKSEVQVLLRMLPYYYRHVHAYENTLVTKFFGLHRVRPSSGQKFRFVVMGNMFCTELRIHRRFDLKGSSLGRSTEKIKIDENTTLKDLDLNYSFYLEPSWRDALLKQIEIDSEFLRNHSIMDYSLLLGFHYRARQNLQIGSSCPESILPDKLTVLSEADAAEKDSAYNYRDGLILVQRGSDKNGSDAVGPHIRGSRLRAPSGCFEEVDLLLPGTGRLPIQLGVNMPARAEKEGKQEEGSKSLHHMYDVVLYIGIIDILQKYNMTKKIEHAYKSIKYKYNPLSISAVEPQFYSERFLKFVGTAFPQNSSNQ; encoded by the exons ATGCAAGGCAGGACAGCGGCCCCTGCGGCCAGCAGCAACCCCCCAGCTCGCCCTCATCAAAGCCACCCCGATGCCGCTGCTTCGTGGACAAACTCTGCCGGAGAGCTCACGCTACCCAACGGCGACCTCTACTCCGGCACGCTGTCGGGGGGAGTACCGGAGGGCACGGGGCGGTACGTATGGTCAGGCAGCGGCTGCGTGTACGAGGGCGGGTGGAGGCGGGGGATGAGGCACGGCAATGGAAGGACGGAGTGGCCGTCCGGGGCCGTCTACGAAGGCGAATACTCCGGCGGCTTCATGGACGGCGAAGGAACGTACACCAATGGCTCCCCGTCGTCGTCTTACAAGGGGCAGTGGAAGCTGGACCGCAAGCACGGCCTCGGGCTCCAGGCGCACGCCAATGGCGACGTGTACCAGGGCTCCTGGGTCCAGGGCCAGATGGAAGGCCAGGGCAGGTACACGTGGGCCAACGGCAACAGCTACGTCGGCACCATGAGGAACGGCCTCATGTCCGGCAAGGGGGTCCTCACCTGGAGCACCGGCGACTCGTTCCAGGGGAACTGGGTCGCCGGCGTGGCACACGGCTACGGCCTGTACACCTGGGAGGGCGGCGGGTGCTACCTCGGTACGTGGTCCAGGGGGCTCAAGGACGGGAAAGGCACCTTCTACCCTGAGCGCCGCAGGGTTCCCGCCGCTCGCCTCGACGACCTGAGGAAGAGGGGCGTGCTGCCCGACGTCTCCTTCGGCACCGGCGCGGACCCAGAGCCCGCGGAGGCGGATGCGAGTTTGTCCAGGAGGAGCTCGGGCCTCGGGCGGCCTCCGATGAAGAAGAGGCCGTCCCTGCAGAGACGCCGGAGTATCGGCGCGGCCATCGGCGTGGCCGTCGGGGTGGTCACCGGAGGTCCTGCGGGTCCTGAGAAGACGCTGAAATGTGAAGACACGGCTGGTTCCAGCTCCCAGATACTCGAGAGGGAGTACGCGCAGGGCGTTCTGATCAGCGAGGTCGTGCTGGATAAGAGCCTCCCGGATTCGCCGTCGTCCAAGAAACCGAGACTTCGACGGAGCAGGAAGGTGAAGGATGCCCAAAGGCCTGGAGAGACGATAATTAAAGGGCACAGGAGCTACGATCTTATGCTCTGTCTGCAACTTGGAATCAG GTATACAGTTGGGAGGATTACGCCGATTCAGGAGCGTGAAGTGCGAGCTTCTGATTTTGGCCCCAAAGCAAATTTCTGGATGAACTTCCCCAAAAACGGATCACCGCTTACTCCTTCACATCGTGCTCTAGATTTCAAGTGGAAGGACTACTGCCCAATGGTTTTCAG AAATTTGAGGGAGATGTTCAAGATTGATACAGCAGATTACATGATTTCCATTAGTGGAAGTGATGCACTTAGGGAGCTATCTTCTCCTGGAAAGAGTGGGAGTATCTTTTTTTTATCGCAAGATGACCAGTTTATGATCAAGACTCTTCGGAAATCAGAAGTGCAG GTTCTTCTGCGTATGCTTCCGTACTATTATCGTCATGTCCATGCTTATGAGAACACACTTGTAACTAAATTTTTTGGCCTCCACAGGGTGAGACCTTCCAGCGGCCAAAAG TTTCGATTTGTAGTGATGGGCAACATGTTTTGCACAGAACTTAGAATTCATCGAAGATTTGACTTGAAAGGTTCGTCTTTGGGTCGTTCTACGGAGAAAATTAAAATCGACGAGAACACGACACTGAAAGACTTGGATCTGAACTATTCATTTTATCTCGAGCCTTCTTGGCGGGATGCTTTGCTTAA GCAGATTGAAATCGACAGCGAATTTCTAAGGAATCACAGTATAATGGATTACAGCTTGCTTCTTGGTTTCCATTACCGGGCTCGTCAAAACCTACAAATAGGATCATCATGTCCTGAAAGCATTTTGCCAGATAAACTAACTGTTCTTTCAGAAGCAG ATGCCGCGGAGAAGGATTCCGCTTATAACTATCGAGATGGGCTGATTTTGGTGCAGCGAGGCAGTGACAAAAATGGTTCAGATGCTGTTGGCCCGCACATAAGGGGGAGCCGTCTGCGTGCGCCGTCGGGTTGTTTCGAGGAAGTAGACCTTCTGCTTCCAGGCACAGGAAG GCTCCCGATCCAGCTAGGGGTCAACATGCCCGCAAGAGCGGAGAAAGAAGGGAAACAAGAAGAAGGCAGCAAATCACTCCATCACATGTATGATGTGGTGCTCTACATAGGGATCATTGATATTCTGCAGAAGTATAACATGACAAAGAAGATTGAGCATGCATACAAGTCCATCAAGTACAAGTATAACCCCTTGTCAATATCTGCAGTTGAACCTCAATTCTACTCGGAGCGCTTCCTCAAGTTTGTCGGGACGGCCTTCCCACAAAACTCATCTAATCAATAA